In Patescibacteria group bacterium, one DNA window encodes the following:
- a CDS encoding LCP family protein, protein MIKLNDQKLKMLKKNIVPIFLIIFLLITSLISFKFFSIGKSVFKVTANTSLLGQLQKFIIPNKKLKGEKEKRTNILLLGVGGEGHDGAMLTDTIIIFSIKYENDKPRVALISIPRDLYVNLKDFGNTKINSVYALDKDSNPDSNRIIKSIEGVTGLPIHYYIQADFEGFKKAVDAVGGIDVNVEHSFVDDKYPTNNFGVETISFEKGLNHMDGETALKYSRSRHGVVTDKSEAFEANDSARAKRQQQILYASKEKTMSVSTISNPKKINDLLGILGDHIRTNLELWEMLKLGELAKNIDSSDLKNHVLDDSPNGLLYASTSPNGSFIFLPKSNDFTEIHHYCKNVFEPKQEDIETANIKVLNGTETPNLAQEASALIAYDNIKVLALDNASKIDYNKTIVYDYSNGKKPNTIEFLKNRFNAKVIKSTTIPKEYNNDNSKIDIIMIIGKNFSQLPHYEY, encoded by the coding sequence ATGATAAAACTAAATGATCAAAAATTAAAAATGCTAAAGAAAAATATTGTTCCTATATTCTTAATTATTTTTTTATTAATAACTTCTCTTATTTCTTTTAAGTTTTTTTCAATTGGAAAAAGTGTTTTTAAAGTCACAGCTAATACTTCTTTGTTAGGCCAGCTCCAAAAATTTATTATTCCTAATAAAAAATTAAAAGGCGAAAAAGAAAAAAGAACAAATATTTTACTTCTTGGAGTAGGTGGCGAAGGACATGATGGCGCGATGCTTACTGATACAATTATCATTTTCAGCATTAAATATGAAAATGATAAACCAAGAGTAGCATTGATTTCTATTCCTCGAGATCTTTATGTAAACTTAAAAGATTTCGGCAATACAAAAATCAATAGCGTTTATGCTCTTGATAAAGACAGCAATCCTGATTCGAACAGAATTATTAAATCAATTGAAGGCGTTACTGGTTTACCAATTCATTATTATATTCAAGCTGATTTTGAAGGCTTTAAAAAAGCCGTTGATGCTGTTGGCGGAATTGATGTTAATGTTGAACATAGTTTTGTTGACGACAAATATCCAACTAATAATTTTGGCGTAGAAACAATTTCTTTTGAAAAAGGATTAAATCACATGGATGGAGAAACAGCTCTAAAATATTCTCGCTCTCGACATGGAGTGGTTACTGATAAATCAGAAGCTTTTGAAGCAAATGATAGCGCTAGAGCAAAAAGACAACAACAAATTCTTTATGCCTCCAAAGAAAAAACAATGTCAGTTTCAACGATTAGCAATCCTAAAAAAATTAATGATCTTCTAGGCATCCTCGGTGATCATATCAGAACAAATTTAGAATTATGGGAAATGTTAAAACTCGGCGAACTTGCAAAAAATATTGATTCAAGTGACCTAAAAAATCATGTCTTAGATGATTCTCCAAATGGTTTACTTTATGCTTCAACAAGTCCTAATGGTTCATTCATTTTCTTGCCAAAATCAAATGATTTTACAGAAATACATCATTACTGCAAAAATGTTTTTGAACCAAAACAAGAGGATATTGAAACTGCTAATATTAAAGTTCTTAATGGAACAGAAACTCCAAATCTTGCGCAAGAAGCATCAGCATTAATTGCCTACGACAATATAAAAGTATTAGCTCTTGACAATGCTTCAAAAATAGATTATAACAAAACGATAGTCTATGATTATTCAAATGGCAAAAAACCAAATACTATCGAATTTTTAAAAAACAGATTTAATGCAAAAGTTATTAAATCAACAACAATTCCGAAAGAATATAATAATGATAATAGCAAAATAGACATTATCATGATTATTGGCAAAAATTTTTCGCAATTACCTCATTATGAATACTAA
- the pth gene encoding aminoacyl-tRNA hydrolase — MQLIIGLGNPGEKYNNTRHNVGFQTLDSLAKKLDLNFSLEKKFNAEVAQTNLKDEKTIFAKPQTFMNNSGTAVQALVSFYKIDPKKDLTIIYDDIDLPIGEVRTSGQSAGGHNGMQSIIQSLNTNEIQRFRIGVLNLPKEQISDTANYVLGNFSKEEQEIINKSIDQVIEKITKSAK; from the coding sequence ATGCAATTAATTATTGGCTTAGGTAATCCAGGCGAAAAATATAACAATACTCGACATAACGTTGGCTTTCAAACTTTAGATAGTTTAGCAAAAAAGCTAGATTTAAATTTTAGTTTAGAAAAAAAATTTAATGCTGAAGTCGCTCAAACTAATCTAAAAGACGAAAAAACAATTTTTGCCAAACCACAAACTTTCATGAATAATTCAGGAACTGCAGTTCAAGCTCTTGTTTCATTTTACAAAATCGATCCCAAAAAAGATTTAACTATAATTTACGACGATATCGATTTGCCAATTGGCGAAGTTCGAACTTCTGGCCAATCTGCTGGCGGTCATAATGGCATGCAATCAATTATTCAATCTTTAAATACAAATGAAATACAACGTTTTAGAATTGGTGTTCTAAATTTACCTAAAGAACAAATTTCAGATACTGCCAATTATGTTCTAGGAAATTTTTCAAAAGAAGAACAAGAAATCATTAATAAAAGCATTGATCAAGTTATCGAAAAAATTACTAAATCCGCTAAATAA
- the lepB gene encoding signal peptidase I, giving the protein METKIVQKTSTKEFVVELVKIILISLAIIIPVRYFLFQPFFVRGESMEPNFSDGQYLIVDEISYRFEKPKRGDVVIFKYPKDPSQFFIKRIIGLPGERLEIFNGSVKIYNQDHSEGISVDESYLPADLKTPGRIDYTVKDNEFFVLGDNRKASSDSRIWGPLPKANLIGRVWLRGWPLAKVGLFKTPLYFSVKN; this is encoded by the coding sequence ATGGAAACAAAAATAGTACAAAAAACTTCAACAAAAGAATTTGTTGTTGAATTAGTGAAAATAATTTTAATTTCTTTAGCAATTATTATTCCAGTTAGATATTTTTTATTTCAGCCTTTTTTTGTTAGAGGTGAGAGCATGGAACCGAATTTTTCAGATGGTCAGTATCTAATTGTTGATGAAATAAGCTATCGTTTTGAAAAACCAAAGAGAGGAGATGTGGTTATTTTTAAGTATCCAAAAGATCCATCCCAATTTTTTATTAAGAGGATTATTGGATTGCCAGGTGAAAGACTTGAAATTTTTAATGGAAGTGTTAAGATATACAACCAAGATCATTCTGAAGGAATTTCTGTTGACGAAAGCTATCTGCCTGCTGATTTAAAGACGCCTGGCAGAATTGATTATACAGTCAAAGATAATGAATTTTTTGTGTTGGGTGATAATAGAAAAGCGAGCAGTGATTCAAGAATTTGGGGTCCGTTGCCAAAAGCAAATCTAATTGGTCGCGTTTGGCTTCGAGGTTGGCCATTGGCAAAGGTTGGTCTTTTTAAGACACCACTTTATTTTAGTGTTAAAAATTAA
- a CDS encoding 30S ribosomal protein S21, protein MVDVTKRGDEKIESMLRRFKKQLQRSGVLVLARSKKRFERKKSKNLTRRSAIKRSEFRKERDYLRKIGKLDSQAFKQ, encoded by the coding sequence ATGGTTGATGTAACCAAAAGAGGCGATGAGAAAATCGAAAGTATGTTAAGGAGATTTAAGAAACAACTTCAGAGAAGTGGAGTTTTGGTTTTGGCAAGAAGCAAAAAACGTTTTGAAAGAAAGAAAAGCAAGAACTTAACAAGAAGAAGTGCAATTAAACGCAGTGAATTTAGAAAAGAAAGAGATTATCTTCGAAAGATAGGAAAATTAGATAGTCAAGCATTCAAACAATAA
- the dprA gene encoding DNA-processing protein DprA produces MISDDLKYWNALNQNLRIGARRFKKLYTHFETMEQVWFADSLELSKAGLEDKVIDYILVKRPTISVDSEMEKLEKENIHIITIKDKAYPKLLKEIYDPPALLYVRGELKEQDEFAISVVGTRKISQYGKQVIPDIVHELASNKITIISGLALGADTFAHQAAIAASGRTIAVLGSGLDHQHIYPYCNKSLSEIVSQHGAVISEYPINTLPLKQHFPARNRIVSGMSLGILVIEAPSDSGALITAKFGLEHNRDIFAIPGSIYSQNSIGPNNLIKQGAKLITCAQDILDELNLSLATSYQQTKEIVPESKEEEILLKIITKEPVHIDKIVQQSKMPSSQVSATLTMMEMKGKVRNLGAMNYVLAR; encoded by the coding sequence ATGATTAGCGATGATCTTAAATATTGGAATGCTTTAAATCAAAATCTAAGAATCGGCGCCAGAAGATTCAAAAAACTCTACACCCATTTCGAAACTATGGAACAAGTTTGGTTCGCTGATTCTTTAGAATTAAGCAAAGCTGGTCTAGAAGACAAAGTTATTGATTATATTTTGGTCAAAAGGCCTACTATTTCAGTAGATTCTGAAATGGAAAAATTAGAAAAAGAGAACATCCATATTATCACTATCAAAGATAAAGCCTATCCAAAATTGCTCAAAGAAATTTATGATCCGCCTGCCCTACTTTATGTCAGAGGCGAATTAAAAGAACAAGATGAATTTGCAATTAGCGTTGTTGGAACTAGAAAAATTTCTCAATATGGAAAACAAGTCATTCCTGATATTGTTCATGAATTAGCTAGCAATAAAATAACAATCATTTCAGGTCTTGCATTAGGCGCTGATACTTTTGCTCATCAAGCTGCAATTGCCGCTTCTGGTCGAACAATTGCAGTTTTAGGTTCAGGCCTTGACCACCAACATATTTATCCATATTGCAACAAATCTTTATCAGAAATTGTTTCTCAACATGGTGCAGTTATTTCTGAATATCCAATTAATACTTTGCCATTAAAACAACATTTTCCTGCTCGAAACAGAATTGTCTCTGGCATGTCTTTAGGAATCTTAGTTATTGAAGCACCTTCTGATTCTGGAGCTCTAATCACCGCAAAATTTGGACTTGAACATAATCGAGATATTTTTGCTATTCCTGGCAGTATTTATTCTCAAAATTCAATTGGTCCGAATAATTTAATTAAACAAGGCGCAAAATTAATCACTTGCGCTCAAGATATTTTAGATGAATTAAATTTATCTCTCGCCACATCTTATCAACAGACTAAAGAAATAGTTCCAGAAAGCAAAGAAGAAGAAATATTATTAAAAATAATAACAAAAGAACCTGTCCATATTGATAAAATTGTACAGCAATCCAAAATGCCTTCCTCTCAAGTTAGTGCAACTTTGACAATGATGGAAATGAAGGGCAAGGTAAGAAATTTGGGTGCTATGAATTATGTATTGGCAAGATAA
- the ybeY gene encoding rRNA maturation RNase YbeY — MNLINRTKSKINKDFFEKIAKDTFSYLNEKSNYDFDVVLVSDDEIKNLNKKYRKIDKVTDVLTFNIKEENFLGQIFICIDQVKRQAKKIERNDKEELAEIFIHGILHLFDYNDENEKGYKKMVFLQKEILFRLRKILDKFYS; from the coding sequence ATGAATTTAATTAATCGCACAAAGAGCAAGATTAATAAAGACTTTTTTGAAAAGATAGCTAAGGATACCTTTAGCTATCTGAATGAAAAAAGTAATTATGATTTTGATGTGGTTTTAGTTAGTGATGATGAAATTAAAAATCTAAATAAAAAATATCGCAAAATAGATAAAGTTACTGATGTTTTGACTTTCAATATAAAAGAAGAAAATTTTTTAGGTCAAATTTTTATTTGTATAGATCAAGTAAAAAGACAAGCAAAAAAGATTGAAAGAAATGACAAAGAAGAATTAGCAGAAATTTTTATCCATGGCATCTTGCATCTTTTTGATTATAATGATGAAAATGAAAAAGGTTATAAAAAAATGGTTTTTTTGCAAAAGGAAATATTATTTCGCCTCCGAAAAATCTTAGATAAATTTTATAGTTAG
- the mfd gene encoding transcription-repair coupling factor — MLEILAKTLSSSKKTVLTGICEQAKPYIITKLIPPKNMDQPIFYFVKNHQLAISTYNNLKNWQENITIRIFKPIDEKSLDLDNEKIRQDFIKKQNFLSDISENKSGFYIIPIEYLNSTCPKISNFERNFSSATKNELIDPNDLAKDFSTQGYERDTNAVTKGYFSKKGGLIEIFPINKKYPIRIEFIGNKIEDIQIFDPKNKKGLQKVNSILIPPIKTNDSNGKLSDYLKMPKKAIAIINDPESLKESIDPFSYKPYQEFEKSINDFTQIIIQSFPEEKTIDFDFVSIPNFSNNLLALKKELQKYHDYKIIILTQDEKAIKKIFTNLNINFSKIILEKKEYLKNIFGFKSNQQKLLFLTDNEIIQEKTENKKSINEAFISELKINDFLVHEDHGICLFKGTTKRIIDNIEKEYLILEYADNDKLFLPVEYSEKITKYIGQSHPKINRLHTASWQELKSKIKKRTEIIAKDLLKIYANREKSHGFTFSPDNEIQKELENSFPYQETPDQIKVIKEVKDDMEKKKSKKPMDRLICGDVGFGKTEIALRAAFKAAQDKKQVAILCPTTILAKQHFDNFKNRLENFDLKIAVISRFQSKLQQQDILEKLSTGQINIIIGTHRLLSNDIKFKDLGLLVLDEEQRFGVKHKETIKKLKANIDILALSATPIPRTLNLSLSGLRDISIISTPPPGRQSVANYIKPYSENIIFNAFKKELDRNGQIYFLHNKVQTIQAATEKIKKLIEKYKKPISVAFAHGQMPENNLEKIMAEFYDKKIDILVASSIIENGLDVPNVNTIIIDNASNFGLADLYQLKGRVGRGQKQAYAYFLYKSTELKEKARRRLEALLEAKELGSGFQLALRDLEIRGAGNILGKEQSGAVTTVGLNLYCRLLNQAIKDLKSGQEKVLEEKISPTLDLPLSAYLPEKIFPNFEKRLKLYQQIANIENIDELQQQKNNLLKDVPNISAEVNTQINYVNNLFYILELKIISQKAKIKYIKTKQINLPNGKSYNRFVVNFIGQTNYENAYSLIKKNPQWDIEDNEIKINQSDLGPDWKNSLKQSLQFFACQP; from the coding sequence ATGCTAGAAATTCTAGCCAAAACGCTTTCTTCAAGCAAAAAAACGGTATTAACCGGTATTTGTGAACAAGCAAAGCCATACATTATTACCAAGCTGATACCCCCAAAAAATATGGATCAGCCGATTTTTTATTTCGTCAAAAATCATCAATTGGCAATATCTACATATAATAATCTAAAAAACTGGCAAGAAAATATTACAATTAGAATCTTCAAACCAATTGATGAAAAATCGCTAGATTTAGATAATGAAAAAATCAGACAAGATTTTATTAAAAAACAAAATTTCTTATCCGATATTTCTGAAAACAAATCAGGATTTTATATTATTCCAATTGAATATCTAAATAGCACTTGTCCAAAAATTAGCAATTTTGAAAGAAATTTTTCAAGCGCGACAAAAAATGAGTTAATTGATCCAAATGATTTAGCTAAAGATTTTTCTACTCAAGGCTATGAGCGAGATACAAATGCAGTTACAAAAGGATATTTTTCTAAAAAAGGCGGACTTATCGAAATTTTTCCAATCAATAAAAAATATCCAATCAGAATCGAATTCATTGGCAATAAAATTGAAGACATTCAAATTTTTGATCCAAAAAACAAAAAAGGATTACAAAAAGTTAATTCCATTTTAATTCCTCCAATCAAAACAAATGACAGCAATGGAAAATTATCTGATTATTTAAAAATGCCAAAAAAAGCAATTGCAATAATTAATGATCCAGAAAGTTTAAAAGAATCAATTGATCCATTCTCTTACAAACCATATCAAGAATTTGAAAAATCAATTAATGATTTCACTCAAATCATTATCCAATCTTTTCCAGAAGAAAAAACAATTGATTTTGATTTTGTTTCAATTCCAAATTTTAGCAATAATTTATTAGCCTTAAAAAAAGAATTGCAAAAATATCATGATTATAAAATAATTATTCTCACTCAAGATGAAAAAGCAATTAAAAAAATATTTACAAATTTAAATATAAATTTTTCAAAAATAATCCTTGAAAAAAAAGAATACTTAAAAAATATTTTTGGATTCAAAAGCAATCAGCAAAAATTATTATTTTTAACTGACAATGAAATAATTCAAGAAAAAACTGAAAATAAAAAAAGCATTAATGAAGCTTTTATTTCCGAATTAAAAATTAATGACTTTTTAGTCCATGAAGATCATGGCATCTGTTTATTCAAAGGAACGACAAAAAGAATTATTGATAATATTGAAAAAGAATATCTAATTTTAGAATATGCTGACAATGATAAACTTTTTTTGCCTGTCGAATATTCTGAAAAAATAACCAAATATATCGGCCAATCACATCCCAAAATTAATCGTCTCCATACTGCATCATGGCAAGAATTAAAAAGCAAAATTAAAAAAAGAACTGAAATTATTGCCAAAGATCTTCTAAAAATTTACGCCAATCGCGAAAAATCACATGGCTTTACTTTTTCTCCTGACAATGAAATTCAAAAAGAATTAGAAAATAGTTTTCCATATCAAGAAACTCCTGACCAAATCAAAGTTATCAAAGAAGTAAAAGATGACATGGAAAAGAAAAAATCAAAAAAACCAATGGATCGTTTAATTTGCGGAGATGTTGGTTTTGGCAAAACTGAAATCGCTTTGCGCGCTGCTTTCAAAGCTGCTCAAGACAAAAAACAAGTTGCCATTCTTTGTCCTACCACAATTCTTGCCAAACAACATTTCGATAATTTTAAAAATCGATTAGAAAATTTTGATTTAAAAATTGCTGTCATTTCTCGCTTTCAATCAAAATTGCAACAACAAGATATTTTAGAAAAATTATCAACAGGTCAAATTAATATTATCATTGGCACTCACCGACTTTTGTCTAATGATATTAAATTTAAAGATCTCGGACTTTTAGTTTTAGATGAGGAACAAAGATTTGGCGTAAAACATAAAGAAACAATCAAAAAATTAAAAGCCAACATTGATATTTTAGCATTATCAGCAACACCAATTCCAAGAACTTTAAATTTATCATTATCAGGACTTCGCGATATCAGCATCATTAGTACTCCTCCACCAGGACGTCAATCTGTTGCAAATTACATCAAACCATATTCTGAAAATATTATTTTTAATGCTTTCAAAAAAGAATTAGATCGCAATGGCCAAATTTATTTTCTTCATAATAAAGTTCAAACAATTCAAGCAGCAACTGAAAAAATTAAAAAATTGATTGAAAAATATAAAAAACCAATTTCAGTTGCTTTTGCTCATGGACAAATGCCAGAAAACAATTTGGAAAAAATAATGGCTGAATTCTATGACAAGAAAATTGATATTCTAGTTGCTTCATCAATTATTGAAAACGGTCTTGATGTTCCAAATGTTAATACGATTATCATTGATAATGCTTCAAATTTTGGCCTCGCTGATTTATATCAACTAAAAGGTAGAGTTGGACGTGGACAAAAACAAGCCTATGCCTATTTTTTATATAAAAGTACAGAGTTAAAAGAAAAAGCTAGAAGAAGATTAGAAGCATTGCTTGAAGCAAAAGAATTAGGCTCTGGTTTTCAATTGGCTTTACGAGATCTTGAAATTAGAGGCGCTGGAAATATTTTAGGCAAAGAACAATCAGGAGCTGTCACCACAGTTGGCTTAAATTTATATTGCCGACTTTTAAATCAAGCAATTAAAGATCTAAAATCAGGACAAGAAAAAGTATTAGAAGAAAAAATTTCTCCAACACTTGATTTGCCATTATCTGCATATTTGCCTGAAAAAATATTTCCAAACTTTGAAAAACGCTTGAAGCTTTATCAACAAATTGCCAATATTGAGAATATTGATGAATTGCAACAGCAAAAAAATAATTTGCTAAAAGATGTTCCAAATATTAGCGCTGAAGTAAATACCCAAATTAACTATGTTAATAATTTATTCTATATTTTAGAATTAAAAATAATTTCTCAAAAAGCAAAAATTAAATATATCAAAACAAAACAGATTAATCTGCCAAATGGCAAAAGCTACAATCGTTTTGTCGTCAACTTCATCGGTCAAACAAACTACGAAAATGCCTACTCATTGATCAAAAAAAATCCTCAATGGGACATTGAAGATAATGAAATAAAAATAAACCAATCTGATCTAGGACCAGATTGGAAAAATTCTTTAAAACAAAGTTTACAATTTTTTGCTTGCCAGCCGTAA
- the hisS gene encoding histidine--tRNA ligase — protein sequence MGRPKKTLKKPKLRVKKKLVEKVKGMHDILPSEMPYWDLFFDAVDKVTRTFGFSKFETPILERTELFQRSTGENTDVVQKEMFSFIDKGGDDLTLRPEGTPGVVRAYIENGMHTYPQPVKLYYVGPMFRREKPQAGRQREFHQFNIEALGSSKAVIDAQVIFIAWKILKKIGLNNFEVQINSVGCRVCREQYREMLVDFLTSKKQRLCMDCKKRLKSNPMRVLDCKNPKCQETINEAPQIIDYLCEECHNHFKEVLEYLDEAKIPYNLNSKLVRGLDYYTKTAFEIWPTGEKAVAAQGSFGGGGRYDDLVEIMGGRETPAIGMALGVERIINYLKENRERKDLPRKKPDVMLVQLGDMARKKSLGIINALIDSGISVVENMHKDSIKSQLRFASNLGVRYALILGQKEVLDKSILIRDMQSGIQEVLNQDNLAIEIKKKLSQKN from the coding sequence ATGGGTAGACCTAAGAAAACATTAAAGAAACCTAAATTAAGAGTAAAGAAGAAATTAGTTGAAAAAGTAAAGGGAATGCATGATATTTTGCCTTCAGAAATGCCTTATTGGGATTTGTTTTTCGATGCAGTAGATAAAGTAACTAGAACTTTTGGTTTTAGTAAATTTGAAACGCCGATTTTAGAGAGAACAGAGCTGTTCCAAAGATCAACAGGAGAGAACACAGATGTTGTTCAGAAAGAAATGTTTTCTTTTATTGATAAAGGTGGAGATGATTTAACATTGCGACCAGAAGGTACACCTGGTGTTGTTAGAGCATATATTGAGAATGGTATGCATACCTATCCTCAGCCAGTTAAATTGTATTATGTTGGTCCAATGTTTCGCAGAGAAAAGCCACAAGCTGGCAGACAAAGAGAATTTCATCAATTTAATATTGAGGCTTTAGGAAGTTCAAAAGCAGTGATTGATGCGCAAGTAATTTTTATTGCATGGAAGATTTTGAAAAAAATTGGCTTGAACAATTTTGAGGTTCAGATAAATAGTGTTGGTTGCAGAGTTTGTCGTGAACAATATCGCGAGATGTTAGTTGATTTTTTGACAAGCAAAAAACAAAGATTATGTATGGATTGCAAAAAAAGATTAAAAAGCAATCCAATGAGAGTTTTAGATTGCAAGAATCCAAAATGTCAAGAAACAATCAATGAAGCACCGCAAATTATTGATTATCTATGCGAGGAATGCCATAATCATTTTAAAGAAGTATTAGAATATTTAGACGAAGCTAAAATTCCTTATAATTTGAATTCTAAATTAGTACGCGGATTAGACTATTATACAAAGACTGCTTTTGAAATTTGGCCAACAGGAGAAAAAGCTGTTGCAGCTCAAGGAAGTTTTGGCGGTGGCGGAAGATATGATGATCTCGTGGAAATTATGGGTGGTAGAGAAACTCCAGCAATTGGCATGGCTTTGGGAGTAGAGAGAATCATAAATTATTTAAAAGAAAATAGAGAACGAAAAGATTTACCTAGAAAAAAGCCAGATGTAATGCTTGTTCAATTGGGAGATATGGCTAGGAAAAAATCTTTAGGAATTATAAATGCGTTGATTGACAGCGGAATTTCTGTAGTTGAGAATATGCACAAAGATAGCATAAAATCTCAATTAAGATTTGCTAGTAATTTAGGAGTTAGATATGCATTGATATTAGGGCAAAAAGAAGTTTTAGATAAAAGTATATTGATCAGAGATATGCAAAGTGGAATTCAAGAAGTTTTAAATCAGGATAATCTAGCAATTGAGATCAAGAAAAAATTGAGTCAAAAGAATTAG
- the der gene encoding ribosome biogenesis GTPase Der, with protein MNTNVVIIGRPNCGKSTLFNKLVGRSRSVTSPIAGTTRDVVNGSTSWKGKVFTIFDTGGFEYKVKAQDVINKSVQDQIQFALKKADIILFITNIKTGITAPDISFSKELKKIKKPIILVANKADNDDLRERGQEMLSLGLGEPQIISALTSSGIGDLLDKISSLIKKTKESETEETEIKTIRVGFFGKPNVGKSSIINALLGEEKVIVSDIPGTTRDAIENTIEYKDKKFIVIDSAGIKRKREARFGIEKFSIRKSLATILDCDVILFVVDCEDFLSRQDKRISERILESKASVIIVANKFDLMEQKQSNIDKIVNSLRFHFNFLYFAPIVFTSAKTNQNIKEILDLLILANEKRNQIVDQEELTKFLLDILKDYPPHRNKKSKKRPKLIRLIQFRTNPPKFNLYLEGPETIAPQYLRFLERKIHEKYGFECAPIHISVAREDK; from the coding sequence ATGAATACTAACGTCGTTATCATCGGCAGACCAAACTGCGGTAAATCAACACTTTTTAACAAACTAGTTGGAAGAAGCAGATCTGTTACATCGCCTATCGCTGGAACGACAAGAGACGTCGTTAATGGAAGTACTAGCTGGAAAGGAAAAGTATTTACCATTTTTGACACTGGCGGATTCGAATACAAAGTTAAAGCACAAGATGTAATAAATAAAAGTGTCCAAGATCAAATTCAATTCGCTTTAAAAAAAGCGGATATTATTTTGTTTATAACTAATATCAAGACAGGCATTACTGCTCCAGATATTAGTTTTTCAAAAGAATTAAAAAAAATCAAGAAACCAATAATTCTAGTTGCCAACAAAGCTGATAATGATGATCTAAGAGAAAGAGGCCAAGAAATGTTAAGTCTAGGACTAGGAGAGCCACAAATAATTTCAGCCTTAACTAGTTCTGGCATTGGTGATCTATTAGACAAAATTTCTTCTTTGATTAAAAAAACAAAAGAATCAGAAACAGAAGAAACAGAAATAAAAACAATCAGAGTTGGTTTTTTTGGCAAACCTAATGTCGGTAAATCTTCAATCATTAATGCCTTATTAGGCGAAGAAAAAGTTATAGTCTCTGATATTCCAGGAACAACAAGAGATGCAATTGAAAATACAATTGAATACAAAGACAAAAAATTTATTGTCATCGATTCTGCTGGAATAAAAAGAAAAAGAGAAGCTCGATTTGGAATTGAAAAATTTTCGATTCGAAAAAGTTTGGCTACTATTTTAGATTGCGATGTAATTCTATTTGTTGTTGATTGCGAAGATTTTTTATCAAGACAAGACAAAAGAATTTCCGAAAGAATTCTTGAAAGCAAAGCTAGCGTCATCATTGTTGCTAACAAATTTGATCTAATGGAACAAAAACAAAGCAATATTGATAAAATAGTAAATTCATTGCGTTTCCATTTTAATTTTCTTTATTTTGCGCCAATTGTTTTTACTTCTGCCAAAACTAATCAAAATATCAAAGAAATTTTAGATTTATTAATTCTAGCCAACGAAAAAAGAAATCAAATCGTTGATCAAGAAGAATTAACGAAATTTTTATTAGATATTTTAAAAGACTATCCTCCACATCGCAATAAAAAATCAAAGAAAAGACCAAAATTAATTAGGCTAATTCAATTCAGAACCAACCCTCCAAAATTCAATCTTTATCTAGAAGGACCAGAAACAATCGCTCCTCAATATTTAAGATTTTTAGAACGAAAAATTCATGAGAAATATGGATTTGAATGTGCTCCAATTCATATTTCTGTAGCAAGAGAAGACAAATAA
- a CDS encoding diacylglycerol kinase family protein, with translation MKIIDLKRLVKSFGYSFKGLIYTFKEEQNFRIHLFVASIVIILMVFFKVSMLEALILIIAMTLVIFAELVNSIFERIVDILKPRIHDYAMIIKDMMAATVLVASLAAVAIGIIIFLPRIINLFNI, from the coding sequence ATGAAAATAATAGATTTAAAAAGATTAGTTAAAAGTTTCGGTTATTCTTTTAAAGGTTTAATTTATACTTTTAAAGAAGAACAAAATTTTAGAATTCATCTTTTTGTGGCTTCGATTGTAATTATATTAATGGTTTTCTTTAAAGTATCGATGTTAGAAGCATTGATTTTGATAATTGCAATGACATTGGTAATTTTTGCTGAATTAGTCAATTCCATATTTGAAAGAATAGTTGATATTCTAAAACCGCGAATTCATGATTATGCGATGATAATAAAAGATATGATGGCAGCAACTGTATTAGTTGCATCGTTGGCTGCTGTTGCAATTGGTATAATTATCTTCTTGCCAAGAATTATAAATTTATTTAATATTTAG